ACGGCTTCTTCGGCCCGGGCACTGGCACCTTCCTCATCGTGGCCTTCTCCTCCCTGCTGGGCCACGGGCTGATGCGCGCGTCCGCGGACGCCAAGGTGGTCAACTTCGCCTCCAACATCGCCTCGGTGGTGCTCTTCGCCTGGAAGGGCGTGGTGCTGTGGCACGTGGCCCTGCCCATGGCCGTGGCCCAGTTCACCGGCGCGTGGATCGGCGCCCACCTCACCGTGAAGGGCGGGGACAAGCTGGTGCGCAAGGTGGTGCTCGTCGTGGTGACGGCGCTCGTGCTGAAGCTGGGGCGCGACGTGCTGATGGGGTGAGCGGCCCGCCTCAGCCGATGTGCACCAGCAGCGCGTGCCCGCGCTGCGCCACCTGGCTGACGAACTTCCGCAGCTCCGCGAAGTAGCTGATCAGCTCCTCCAGGGGATCCACGTCGTCGGCCGGCTCCTCCTCCCAGAGCCCCGGGTAGATGTCCTGCTCCTGCAGCTTCGCCGGATCGAAGCGGCGCCGCAGCGTGTCCTGCGAGAGGCCATGGAGCGCCTCGGAGAGCTTCTTCACCTCGGCGGGCTTGAAGACGCGCGCGGTGCCTTCATCCGAGGGGATGTCACCCACGTCCTCGCCGCCGCGCACGAGGAAGTCCAGCGGCGCGGCGCCCTCCCAGGCCGTCCCCGTCAGCAGGTACTGGAGCCCGTGCCACGTCTCTCCGATGTCGAGCTCGAGGAACCTCGCGCCCTCCGGGTCCCCGAAGTCCTCCTCGTCATCCAGGAAGTCCTGCAGTCGCTCCGGCGCCTTCAGTAGCGTCTGGCGCTGGGACTCCGTCGCGCTGCGCAGCGTGCAGAGCATCTCCATCGTTGGCTCCTGGCTCCCGTGAGACTGCCGGCCACCGCCGCATCCTCCAATCCGCTCCCGGCAGGTCAAGCCTTTTTCAGCGCGGCGAGCGGCGGGAGTCCTCCAGCACGCGGGTCAACGTGGCGAGCAGGGTGCTCAGGTCCACCGGCTTGACCAGGTGGGCGTCGAACCTCGCCTCGCGTGAGCGGGCGTGGTCGTGCTCCTGTCCATAGCCCGTCAGTGCGATGAGGCCGAGCGGCTGGCCCGAGCGCTGCGCCCGGAGCTGGCGCCCCAGCTCGTAGCCGTCCATCACCGGCAGGCCGAGATCGCAGATGGCGACCTCCGGGAGGAACGACTTCGCCTCGCGCAGCGCCTCCGCGGGATCGAAGGTGGCGCGAGCCTCATAGCCCAGCAGGCCCAGCGCCTCGGTGAGCGCCTCGGCGGCCTCCCGGTTGTCGTCGACGACCAGGAGCCGGGCGCGGTACTTGCTGGCCTCGAGCGGCGGGCGCTCCTCGGGCTGCGCGGGGGGCTGCGCGGCCTCCTGGAGCGGGAGCCGGACCGTGAACTCGCTGCCCTTGCCCATGCCCGCGCTGGCCGCTTCGACCCGGCCCCCGTGCAGCTCCACCAGGTTCTTCACCAGCGCCAGTCCGATGCCGAGCCCTCCCTGCTGGCGCTCGGCGGTCTGCGGGCCCTGGACGAACAGCTCGAACACCCGGGCGAGCAGCGAGCGCTCGATGCCGCGCCCGTTGTCCCGGATGCGCACGACGATGCCGTCGGGCTCGCGCTCCGCCACCAGCTCGATGTTTCCACCGCTGTCCGTGTAGCGCGCGGCGTTCGAGAGGAGGTTGGAGAAGACCTGCGCCAGCCGGTGGCGATCGCCGCTCAGTCGCAGCCCCACCCGAGGCACCTCCACGCGCAGCGTGTGCCGCTTCTCCTCGAGCAGGGGGCTGACCATCTCGATGGAGCGTGTGACGACGGTCGACAGCTCCAGCGGCTCGCGGTCGAGCTGGATCTTCCCTCGGGTGATGCGCGCCACGTCGAGCAGGTCATTCACCAGCCGCTGGAGCTGGTCCATCTGCCGCTCGATGACCTGGCGCTCGCGCCGGAAGACGACGTCGCCGGCGCGCAGCCGCATGAGCTCCAGGGCCGTGCGGATGGGGGCGAGGGGGTTGCGCAGCTCGTGGCTGAGCATCGCCAGGAACTCGTCCTTGCGGCGGTCGGCCTCGAGCGCCATCTGGTGCAGCTGCGCGTTCTCGATGGCGACCGCGGCCCGCTCGGCGATGGCCGTCACCAGCGTCAGGTCCTCCTGGGTGTAGGACCGGCCGAAGTCGTCCCGGGCCGCGAGCGCCAGGACGCCGATCACCCGCTCACCGCGCAGCAGCGGGACGGTGAGCGCGCTGCGCATGCCGACCTGCTGGATGAAGTCCACGTACGGATGGCCCGGCGGCAGGCGCCGCGCGACGGTGCTTGGGTAGTCCTCGAAGAGGTACCCCTGGCCCGTCCGGAACGTCTGGGCCAGCGGGTGGTCCGCGTCCTGGGGGAAGCGCGCCGCGCGGAACTCCGCCATCGTCCTCGCGGTCTGCTCGTCCCGGGCGGCTTCCGCCACCCGCTCGAGCCTGCCCTCGGGAGAGACGAGCGAGACCGAGGACATGTCCGCGAGCGTGGGCACGAGGAGCCTGACCAGCTGGTCGAGCGTCCGGGCGAAGTCCAGCGACGAGGACAGGATGCGGGAGGTCTCCGCGAGCAGGTGGAGGCGATCGGCCTGGCGTCGGGCCTCTTCCGCGGCGGCCTTCGCCTCGCGCAGGGCCTGCTCGCGCTCGGCGCTCTGGCGGACGCGCTCGGCGAACTGTCCCATCTGGCGCCCGAGCGCCTCGAAGACTTCCCGGGGCTCCTCCTCCTCGGTGAAGGTGGAGGTGCGGAAGAACTCCATGACGCCGATGAACTGCCCGCCAATCTCGATGGGGAAGGCGCCCCCCGAGCACAGGCCGGCCTGCTCCGCCGCCTGCCGCCGGCGGAACATGACCTCGATGCTCAGCTCCGGCACGAACACGGGCCGTCGGCTCCGCCACACGCTCCCGGGCAGCCCCTCGCCGAGGTGGAACGAGAGCTCGGCGCTGCGACGGGTGAAGGCATCCGCGCCGCCCGGCGAGGTGCTGTGGAAGGCCTGGAGCCGCAGGGAGGCGCTGTCGGGAGAGAGGCTCCACAGCTGCCCCACCTGGCAGCTCATCCCCGCGCAGATGGTGCGCAGGCACTCCGGGAGGGCCGCGTCCAGCGTCGTGGCATCGGCCAGCAGCCGGGCGATCTCGAGCTGCAGCGCGTGCTGTCGCGCGAGCTGTCGCCACTGCGACACATCCGAGACGAGGGAGAGGCAGAACGTCCGCCCATCTGGCAGCTCGACGAGGTGGGCCCAGAGCTGGACGTCGATGAGGCCCCGGTTCCGGGTCTGCCGGCGCGTGTCCACCCCGCGAATGTCGCCGCGCGCGAAGATTCTCTGGAGGTTGGCGACGAACTCCTCGCGGCGGTCGACGGGGATGGCCGGAAGGAACTGGCCGAGCACCTCTTCCGAGCTCCAGCCGAAGATGCGCTCCGCGGCGGGGTTCCAGAACTTCACGTGGCCCTGGGCGTCCAGCAGCATGATGGCCAGCGGACAGGCCCGGGCGATGGCGTCGAAGGTCTCCCGGGACAGGGGTAGCGCGGCCGCGACGGCCTCGACGATGGGTTGAACGGTCAAAGGAGAAGGAGCAGTCACGTGACGTCGCTGGAGGTGTATGTATCGCCTCCAGGCGGGACGTCGAGCCCCTCGGAGCCCGAACGTTCGGATTCGAGCGCTGGCGGGGGCGAGCGCCTACAGGACTACATGCTCCTTGTGCTCGCCGAAGACATCCCGCATGGCGTCGGAGATCTCCCCCAGCGTCGCGGAGGCCTTCACCGCGTCCAGGATGAGCGGGATGAGGTTCTCGTCGGCCGTGGCCGCGGCCTTGCGCAGGGCATCCACGGTGCGGGTCGCGGCGGCGTTGTCGCGCTCGGCCCGCAGCTTCTTCAGGCGCTCGGCCTGCACCCGCTCCACGTTCTCGTCCACGCGGAGCAGCCCTTGCGGCGGCGGCTCCTTGACCTGGAACTGGTTCACACCCACCACCACCGAGCGCTTCTCCTCCAGCTCGCGCTGGGCCTGGTAGGCGGCCTCCTGGATCTCGCTCTGCGGGTAGCCCTTGGCGATGGCCTGCACCATGCCGCCCATGTCGTCGATGCGGCGGATGTAGTCCTGGGCCTTCGCCTCCAGCTCGTCCGTCATGGCCTCCACGGCGTACGAGCCGCCCATGGGATCGATGATGTCCGCCACGCCGGACTCGTAGGCGATCACCTGCTGGGTGCGCAGCGCCAGCCGGGCGGCCTCCTCGGAGGGGAGCGCCAGCGCCTCGTCGCGGCTGTTGGTGTGCAGCGACTGCGCCCCGCCCATCACCGCCGCCAGCGCCTGGAGCGCCACGCGCACCACGTTGTTGTCCACCTGCTGGGCCGTCAGGGTGCTGCCGGCCGTCTGCGCGTGGAAGCGCAGCATCATCGAGCGCGGATCCTTCGCCTTGAAGCGCTCCTTCATGATGCGCGCCCACAGCCGCCGCGCCGCGCGGAACTTCGCCACTTCCTCCAGGAAGTTGTTGTGGACGTTGAAGAAGAAGGACAGGCGGCCGGCGAACTCATCCACCTGCAGGCCGGCCTCGAGCGCCGCCTCCACGTAGGCGATGCCGTCGGCCAGCGTGAAGCCGATCTCCTGGGCCGCCGTCGAGCCGGCCTCGCGGATGTGGTAGCCGCTGATGGAGATGGGGTTCCACTTGGGGATGCGCCTGGCGCAGAAGGCGAACAGGTTGGTGATGAGGCGCAGCGAGGGCTCGGGCGGGTAGATGTAGGTGCCGCGAGCCATGTACTCCTTGAGGATGTCGTTCTGCACCGTGCCGGAGAGCTGCTCCAGCGCCACGCCGTTCTTCTCGCCCACCGCCGCGTAGAGGCACAGGAGGATGGGGGCGGTGGCGTTGATGGTCATGGACGTGGACACGTCCGCCAGCGGCAGGCCCTTGAGCAGCACCTCCATGTCGCGGATGGAGGAGATGGAGACGCCCACCTTGCCCACCTCGCCCCGGGCGCGCGAGTGGTCCGCGTCCCGGCCCATCTGCGTGGGCAAGTCGAACGCCACGGACAGGCCCGTCTGCCCGGACTGCAGCAGGTAGTGGTAGCGCTGGTTGGCGTCCTCGGCGGTGCCGAAGCCGGCGTACTGGCGCATCGTCCAGAAGCGGCCGCGGTACATGGTGGGCTGCACGCCGCGGGTGAAGGGGTACTCGCCCGGGAAGCCGAGCTGACCGGTGTACTCGCCCTTCACGTCGTCCGGGGTGTAGACGGGCTTCATCTCCAGGCCGCTGGAGGTGGTGAAGGAGGGGTGGCGCTCGCCGCCCTTGGCCTTGGCCTTCTCGTAGATCTGCTTCTGCCAGCGGGCCTTCTCGTCCTTGATGTCGGCCATCACTCCACCACCACGAGCCTGGCGTTGTTCTCCACGGTGGAGCCCTCCTTGGCGAGCAGCTCCACCACCTTGCCGGCCTTGGGGCTCTTCAGCTCGTTCTCCATCTTCATGGCCTCCACCACCACCAGGCCCTGGCCCTCCTTCACCTCGTCCCCGAGCTTGACGAGCACCTTCACCACCTTGCCCGGCATGGGCGCGCTGATGACCTGCTTGCCCTCCGCGCTGAAGCCCGCCGAGCCCGCGCGCAGCCGCAGCCGGCGCTCGTCCGCCACGTCCACCCGGGTGACCTGGCCGCGCACCAGCACGCCCACCTCGTCGCCGTTCTCCTCGAACTCGACGGGGTAGGAGGTGCCGTCCACCAGCATGGACACCGCCCCATGGTCCAGCGTCAGCGCGTCCACCGTGTACGTCTTGTCCTGGAGCGTGAGCCGGTACTGGGTGCCACCCAGGTGCTCGATGTCCACCGGCACCGCTTCCTTCTGGCCCTGCAGCTTCGCGAAGTAACGCATGGAGTGTCTCGAGAGAGGAGGGGAGTGCTACCGCCGACGGGTGCGCAGGGCCAGCCGCCACGGGGACATGCCGCCCGTCCCCGTCGCCGCGCCGGCCTTGCCGGGCAGCGTCTTGGCGCGCTTCTGGTCCCGCTGGTGCGCGAACACCGCGCTGGCCAGCAGCGCCACCTCTTGCAGCTTCGGATCGTCCTGGCCCAGCAGCGCGTTGTGCTCGCGCGTCAGGAAGCTGGTGTCGTAGTCGCCGCCCACGAACTCCGGGTGCTCCACGATGGCCTTCAGGTAGCGCGTGTTGGTGGTGATGCCCTTGACCACGTACTCGCTCAGCGCCCGCCGGGCCCGCGCGATGGCCTCCGTGCGCGTCGGCGCCCACACGGACAGCTTGGAGATCATCGGGTCATAGAAGTTGGGCACCGTGTAGCCCGCGTACACGCCCGAGTCGTCCCGGACGTTGGGCCCGCCCGGCACGCGCAGGTACTGGATCTTCCCGGGGCTGGGCATGAAGTTGCGCGCCGGGTCCTCCGCGTAGATGCGGACCTCGATGGCGTGCCCGTGCGGCGTCGGCGCCTCCTGGAGGGGCAGCTTCTCGCCCTCGGCGACCTTGATCTGCAGCGCCACCAGGTCCAGCCCCGTCACCCACTCCGTGACGGGGTGCTCCACCTGGAGGCGCGTGTTCATCTCCAGGAAGTAGAAGTTGCGGTGCACGTCCACCAGGAACTCCACCGTCCCGGCGCCCACGTAGTTCACCGCCTTGGCGGCCTGCACCGCCACCGCGCCCATCTTCGCCCGCAGCTCCGGGGTGAGGATGGGGCTGGGCGTCTCCTCCACCACCTTCTGGTGGCGGCGCTGCGCCGAGCACTCGCGCTCGTTCAGGTGCACCGCATTGCCGTGCTGGTCCGCGAAGACCTGGATCTCCACGTGGTGGGGCTTCTCGAGGTACTTCTCGATGTAGACGGCGTCGTTGCCGAACGCGTTGAGGGCCTCGCCCTTGGCCCCGCGCCACGCGGAGGAGAAGTCCTTCAGGCCCTCCACCCGGCGCATGCCCTTGCCGCCACCGCCGCCGGCGGCCTTGAGCATGATGGGGAAGCCGATCTTCTCCGCGTACACCCGCGCCTCTTCCTCGGTGGCGATGGGCTCGGCCGTGCCGGGCACCACCGGCACCCCGGCCTTGATCATGTTCTGCCGCGCCCGCGTCTTCTCGCCCATGGCGTCCATGGCCGAGGCCGGCGGGCCGATGAAGGTGATGCCCGCCTTCTCGCACGCGCGCACGAAGGAGGCGTTCTCCGAGAGGAAGCCGTAGCCGGGGTGGATGGCGTCCGCGCCAGACTTCTTCGCCGCCTCGAGGATGCGCTCCTGCACCAGGTAGCTCTCGCGCGAGGGAGGCGGGCCGACGAAGTAGGCCTGGTCGGCCATGCGCACGTGCAGCGCGGAGCGGTCCGCCTCGGAGTAGACGGCCACCGTGGCGATGCCGAGCTCCTTGCAGGTGCGCATCACCCGGATGGCGATCTCTCCGCGATTGGCAATGAGGATCTTGCGAATCTTGGGCATGAGCGCCCTTTAGCACAC
The DNA window shown above is from Hyalangium gracile and carries:
- a CDS encoding GAF domain-containing protein, translating into MTVQPIVEAVAAALPLSRETFDAIARACPLAIMLLDAQGHVKFWNPAAERIFGWSSEEVLGQFLPAIPVDRREEFVANLQRIFARGDIRGVDTRRQTRNRGLIDVQLWAHLVELPDGRTFCLSLVSDVSQWRQLARQHALQLEIARLLADATTLDAALPECLRTICAGMSCQVGQLWSLSPDSASLRLQAFHSTSPGGADAFTRRSAELSFHLGEGLPGSVWRSRRPVFVPELSIEVMFRRRQAAEQAGLCSGGAFPIEIGGQFIGVMEFFRTSTFTEEEEPREVFEALGRQMGQFAERVRQSAEREQALREAKAAAEEARRQADRLHLLAETSRILSSSLDFARTLDQLVRLLVPTLADMSSVSLVSPEGRLERVAEAARDEQTARTMAEFRAARFPQDADHPLAQTFRTGQGYLFEDYPSTVARRLPPGHPYVDFIQQVGMRSALTVPLLRGERVIGVLALAARDDFGRSYTQEDLTLVTAIAERAAVAIENAQLHQMALEADRRKDEFLAMLSHELRNPLAPIRTALELMRLRAGDVVFRRERQVIERQMDQLQRLVNDLLDVARITRGKIQLDREPLELSTVVTRSIEMVSPLLEEKRHTLRVEVPRVGLRLSGDRHRLAQVFSNLLSNAARYTDSGGNIELVAEREPDGIVVRIRDNGRGIERSLLARVFELFVQGPQTAERQQGGLGIGLALVKNLVELHGGRVEAASAGMGKGSEFTVRLPLQEAAQPPAQPEERPPLEASKYRARLLVVDDNREAAEALTEALGLLGYEARATFDPAEALREAKSFLPEVAICDLGLPVMDGYELGRQLRAQRSGQPLGLIALTGYGQEHDHARSREARFDAHLVKPVDLSTLLATLTRVLEDSRRSPR
- a CDS encoding YfbM family protein, which codes for MEMLCTLRSATESQRQTLLKAPERLQDFLDDEEDFGDPEGARFLELDIGETWHGLQYLLTGTAWEGAAPLDFLVRGGEDVGDIPSDEGTARVFKPAEVKKLSEALHGLSQDTLRRRFDPAKLQEQDIYPGLWEEEPADDVDPLEELISYFAELRKFVSQVAQRGHALLVHIG
- a CDS encoding acyl-CoA mutase large subunit family protein codes for the protein MADIKDEKARWQKQIYEKAKAKGGERHPSFTTSSGLEMKPVYTPDDVKGEYTGQLGFPGEYPFTRGVQPTMYRGRFWTMRQYAGFGTAEDANQRYHYLLQSGQTGLSVAFDLPTQMGRDADHSRARGEVGKVGVSISSIRDMEVLLKGLPLADVSTSMTINATAPILLCLYAAVGEKNGVALEQLSGTVQNDILKEYMARGTYIYPPEPSLRLITNLFAFCARRIPKWNPISISGYHIREAGSTAAQEIGFTLADGIAYVEAALEAGLQVDEFAGRLSFFFNVHNNFLEEVAKFRAARRLWARIMKERFKAKDPRSMMLRFHAQTAGSTLTAQQVDNNVVRVALQALAAVMGGAQSLHTNSRDEALALPSEEAARLALRTQQVIAYESGVADIIDPMGGSYAVEAMTDELEAKAQDYIRRIDDMGGMVQAIAKGYPQSEIQEAAYQAQRELEEKRSVVVGVNQFQVKEPPPQGLLRVDENVERVQAERLKKLRAERDNAAATRTVDALRKAAATADENLIPLILDAVKASATLGEISDAMRDVFGEHKEHVVL
- the accC gene encoding acetyl-CoA carboxylase biotin carboxylase subunit; the encoded protein is MPKIRKILIANRGEIAIRVMRTCKELGIATVAVYSEADRSALHVRMADQAYFVGPPPSRESYLVQERILEAAKKSGADAIHPGYGFLSENASFVRACEKAGITFIGPPASAMDAMGEKTRARQNMIKAGVPVVPGTAEPIATEEEARVYAEKIGFPIMLKAAGGGGGKGMRRVEGLKDFSSAWRGAKGEALNAFGNDAVYIEKYLEKPHHVEIQVFADQHGNAVHLNERECSAQRRHQKVVEETPSPILTPELRAKMGAVAVQAAKAVNYVGAGTVEFLVDVHRNFYFLEMNTRLQVEHPVTEWVTGLDLVALQIKVAEGEKLPLQEAPTPHGHAIEVRIYAEDPARNFMPSPGKIQYLRVPGGPNVRDDSGVYAGYTVPNFYDPMISKLSVWAPTRTEAIARARRALSEYVVKGITTNTRYLKAIVEHPEFVGGDYDTSFLTREHNALLGQDDPKLQEVALLASAVFAHQRDQKRAKTLPGKAGAATGTGGMSPWRLALRTRRR
- a CDS encoding DUF2118 domain-containing protein, translated to MRYFAKLQGQKEAVPVDIEHLGGTQYRLTLQDKTYTVDALTLDHGAVSMLVDGTSYPVEFEENGDEVGVLVRGQVTRVDVADERRLRLRAGSAGFSAEGKQVISAPMPGKVVKVLVKLGDEVKEGQGLVVVEAMKMENELKSPKAGKVVELLAKEGSTVENNARLVVVE